In one Prosthecochloris aestuarii DSM 271 genomic region, the following are encoded:
- the sdhA gene encoding succinate dehydrogenase flavoprotein subunit — MDVVYHDVIIVGAGLAGLRAAVELAGSADVAVLSKLHPLRSHSGAAQGGISAALGNVEEDNPDWHAYDTIKGSDYLADQYAVQVMCNDAPRAIIEMEHLGVPFSRLDDGRIAQRPFGGHTRNFGQAPVRRTCFAADRTGHVCLHTLYEQSLKQGVRFYDEIQVLDLCMEDGSVNGVVAMELLTGRIVLMHAKAVMFATGGYGKAWKTTSNAFANTGDGLGIVLRNGLPLQDMEFVQFHPTGLYQLGILITEAARGEGGILLNGNGERFMERYAPSIKDLAPRDIVSRSIYDELKAGRGAGPEKDHVLLDLTSLSHEKIASRLPEIESFAKVYLGIDPSRAPIPVLPTCHYAMGGIPTSVDGRVLGDAEGREVPGFWAAGEVACVSVHGANRLGSNSLLDLIVFGRRSGKDIAQFLKKSGPALPLDMHAADRVKGVISTLLDRQSGESVAAVRRDLQRVMMDDVSVFRQESCLADAVSKLRELQQRASLIRVRDRTRNFNQELTDALELQHMVNYSLTVALSALNRRESRGAHSREDYPDRDDANWLKHSMCRMDEEGGVQLFDRPVDLSLAAANPVFVPKERKY, encoded by the coding sequence ATGGATGTTGTTTATCATGATGTGATCATTGTCGGCGCAGGGCTTGCCGGCCTGCGTGCAGCGGTGGAACTTGCAGGATCAGCCGATGTGGCGGTGCTATCCAAGCTGCACCCCCTTCGTTCTCATTCCGGTGCTGCTCAGGGAGGGATATCTGCAGCTCTCGGAAATGTTGAAGAGGATAACCCTGACTGGCATGCCTATGATACGATCAAGGGTTCGGATTATCTTGCTGATCAGTATGCTGTCCAGGTGATGTGCAATGACGCTCCGAGAGCGATTATCGAGATGGAGCATCTGGGAGTTCCTTTTTCCCGTCTCGATGACGGGCGTATAGCCCAGCGTCCATTTGGCGGCCATACCCGGAATTTCGGTCAGGCGCCTGTTCGCAGGACCTGTTTTGCTGCGGATCGAACAGGACATGTCTGCCTGCATACGCTCTACGAGCAGTCGCTCAAGCAGGGCGTTAGGTTTTATGATGAAATTCAGGTGCTCGATCTGTGTATGGAGGATGGCTCGGTTAACGGTGTCGTTGCCATGGAGCTTCTGACCGGCCGCATAGTGCTCATGCATGCAAAAGCGGTGATGTTTGCGACCGGAGGTTATGGTAAGGCATGGAAGACGACCTCGAACGCTTTTGCCAATACCGGTGATGGTTTGGGGATCGTGCTTCGTAACGGTCTTCCTCTTCAGGATATGGAGTTTGTCCAGTTTCATCCGACAGGACTCTATCAGTTGGGGATTCTTATTACCGAGGCGGCAAGAGGAGAGGGCGGCATATTGCTCAACGGCAACGGAGAGCGGTTTATGGAACGCTATGCACCCAGTATCAAGGACCTTGCTCCGCGAGATATTGTAAGTCGGAGTATTTATGATGAGCTGAAAGCCGGCAGGGGCGCTGGTCCCGAAAAAGATCATGTGCTGTTGGACCTGACATCGCTTTCGCATGAGAAAATCGCAAGCCGTCTGCCCGAGATCGAGTCTTTTGCGAAAGTCTATCTGGGCATCGATCCTTCACGAGCGCCTATTCCTGTACTTCCTACCTGCCACTATGCCATGGGCGGCATTCCCACCTCGGTGGATGGTCGCGTTCTCGGCGATGCTGAGGGTCGTGAGGTTCCGGGTTTCTGGGCGGCAGGAGAGGTCGCCTGTGTTTCGGTGCATGGCGCCAATCGTCTCGGATCAAACTCTCTTCTGGATCTTATTGTGTTTGGCCGGCGCAGCGGAAAGGATATTGCTCAATTCCTGAAGAAGAGCGGGCCGGCGTTGCCTCTCGACATGCATGCCGCTGATCGCGTCAAGGGGGTTATCAGCACGCTTCTGGATCGTCAGAGCGGTGAATCCGTTGCCGCAGTGCGCCGTGATCTTCAGCGGGTTATGATGGATGACGTATCGGTGTTCCGCCAGGAGTCATGCCTGGCCGATGCGGTCAGCAAGCTGCGCGAACTGCAGCAGCGGGCATCGTTGATCCGGGTCAGGGACAGGACAAGAAATTTCAACCAGGAGCTTACCGACGCTCTTGAGCTGCAGCACATGGTCAATTATTCTCTGACGGTTGCGCTTTCAGCGCTCAATCGTCGTGAATCGCGGGGCGCGCACAGCAGGGAGGATTATCCCGACCGGGACGACGCCAATTGGCTGAAGCATTCAATGTGCCGTATGGATGAAGAGGGTGGCGTGCAGCTTTTTGATAGGCCTGTCGATCTCTCATTAGCGGCGGCAAATCCTGTGTTTGTTCCGAAAGAAAGAAAGTACTGA
- the sdhC gene encoding succinate dehydrogenase, cytochrome b556 subunit, translating to MKIPDKPARLKASPSFRTFLMTALSYRVKPGMAAWVLHRLTGLLLVIYLPLHVMGLRSLSDPVRFEKYVTLYRNPLFKMAEVALLAVVAFHAFNGIRILLQDLYFRSDTQRPLFYAVVVLTVLVTAVVGYPILSPYIIALFIFQ from the coding sequence ATGAAAATTCCTGATAAACCCGCCCGCCTGAAAGCTTCTCCGTCGTTCAGAACATTTTTGATGACCGCATTGTCCTACAGGGTCAAGCCCGGTATGGCAGCGTGGGTCCTTCATCGACTGACAGGTCTTCTTCTTGTGATCTATCTTCCTCTTCATGTTATGGGGCTTCGCTCTCTGAGTGATCCTGTTCGCTTTGAGAAGTATGTGACGCTCTATCGAAATCCGCTCTTCAAGATGGCCGAAGTTGCTCTTCTTGCTGTCGTCGCATTTCATGCGTTCAATGGTATCCGGATTCTTCTGCAGGATCTCTACTTCAGGTCCGATACTCAGCGTCCTTTGTTTTATGCAGTTGTCGTGCTTACGGTGCTGGTGACTGCAGTGGTCGGTTATCCGATCCTTTCCCCGTATATTATCGCCTTGTTTATTTTTCAATAA
- the pgeF gene encoding peptidoglycan editing factor PgeF: MIERFHTPSLFGQHNDIVAMQTFRHGGVSPEPWSSLNFGSHTGDSAERIATNIGLVCRDLGIEPESLALGDQVHSTDILHITSGGIYPGVDGFITDTPGVYPCILTADCFPVLIFDPVKRAVAAVHAGWKGTAGNIASKAVALLNKTFGSLPANCIAFVGTGISAMAYEVGPEVAAVFKPQYLTSLSNGNHTLDLALANTRQLSDAGLDETRIGRSPFCTVLDNRHFFSYRKEQGVTGRMISLIGLRPSSRAL, encoded by the coding sequence ATGATTGAACGATTCCATACCCCGTCACTCTTTGGCCAACACAACGATATCGTCGCCATGCAAACCTTCCGCCACGGCGGGGTAAGCCCCGAGCCCTGGTCGTCGCTGAATTTCGGCAGTCACACCGGTGACAGCGCTGAACGCATAGCAACCAACATCGGCCTGGTCTGCCGGGATCTCGGTATTGAGCCAGAATCGCTCGCTCTCGGCGACCAGGTCCACAGCACGGACATCCTGCACATCACCTCGGGCGGCATCTATCCCGGAGTTGACGGTTTCATAACCGATACGCCCGGGGTCTACCCGTGCATCCTCACTGCGGACTGCTTTCCTGTTCTGATCTTCGATCCGGTCAAGCGCGCCGTGGCAGCAGTCCACGCCGGATGGAAAGGAACCGCAGGAAATATTGCCAGCAAGGCCGTTGCCCTGCTCAACAAAACATTCGGAAGCCTCCCTGCAAACTGCATTGCATTCGTTGGGACCGGCATCAGCGCCATGGCCTACGAAGTGGGACCGGAAGTGGCTGCGGTTTTCAAGCCGCAATACCTTACCTCTCTGTCAAACGGCAACCACACCCTCGACCTTGCTCTGGCAAACACCAGGCAACTGTCGGATGCAGGCCTCGACGAGACGCGTATTGGACGGTCACCTTTCTGCACCGTTCTCGACAACCGTCATTTTTTTTCCTACAGGAAAGAACAAGGGGTGACGGGAAGAATGATCAGTCTGATCGGGCTCAGGCCTTCGAGCCGCGCTCTCTGA
- the galE gene encoding UDP-glucose 4-epimerase GalE: protein MKILVIGGAGYIGSHVARAFLDSGYSVTVFDNLATGARENLFEEAQFIHGDIMQPDHLRKAMAHGFDACVHLAALKAAGQSMTDPGSYATANICGTVNILNALVEAGIQTLIFSSSAAVFGSPSFLPIDEDHPKNPENFYGFTKLEIERLLAWYDRLKGLKYGAIRYFNAAGYDVAGRITGREQNPENLLPVVMEVAAGIRPRLSIFGDDYPTRDGSCIRDYVHVNDLARAHVLAFEYILKQKRSLELNLGSERGVTVLEMIKKAREITGQPIAADIAPRRPGDPAELVASSAKALRLIGWKAEHSDVDTLISSTWSVYKK, encoded by the coding sequence ATGAAGATTCTGGTGATCGGCGGTGCAGGCTATATCGGTAGTCATGTCGCCCGGGCGTTTCTCGACAGCGGTTATAGTGTCACGGTTTTCGATAATCTTGCTACCGGGGCAAGAGAGAACCTTTTTGAAGAGGCTCAATTTATTCATGGCGATATCATGCAGCCGGATCATCTGCGCAAGGCCATGGCTCATGGATTTGACGCGTGTGTTCATCTCGCGGCGCTCAAAGCCGCCGGCCAGTCGATGACGGATCCCGGATCCTATGCTACGGCTAATATCTGCGGAACGGTCAACATTTTGAATGCCCTCGTCGAAGCAGGGATTCAAACCCTTATTTTTTCATCTTCAGCAGCCGTTTTTGGCAGTCCGTCTTTTCTGCCTATCGATGAGGATCATCCGAAGAATCCTGAAAATTTCTACGGTTTTACCAAACTTGAGATAGAGCGTTTGCTTGCATGGTATGATCGCCTCAAGGGTCTGAAATATGGCGCGATACGCTACTTCAACGCAGCTGGCTACGATGTGGCCGGGCGGATTACCGGCAGGGAACAGAATCCGGAAAATCTGCTCCCTGTCGTGATGGAGGTCGCAGCAGGAATCCGGCCGCGGTTGTCAATTTTTGGTGATGACTACCCAACAAGGGATGGTTCCTGTATCCGTGATTACGTTCATGTCAACGATCTGGCCAGAGCGCATGTTTTGGCATTTGAGTATATCCTGAAGCAGAAGAGGAGCCTGGAGTTGAACCTGGGCAGTGAGCGGGGGGTGACGGTTCTTGAGATGATCAAAAAGGCTCGTGAAATCACCGGTCAGCCTATTGCTGCCGATATCGCGCCCCGCCGTCCCGGCGACCCTGCTGAACTGGTGGCGTCATCGGCAAAGGCCCTTCGTCTCATAGGCTGGAAGGCCGAACACAGTGATGTCGATACCTTGATCAGTTCAACGTGGAGTGTGTATAAGAAGTGA
- a CDS encoding acetyl-CoA hydrolase/transferase family protein gives MKYRTMSADEAVSAVQSGDRIFLHTAAATPKRLIDALVRRAGSLRDVEIVSLHTEGEADYVKPEYRESFRLNAFFVGRNVRCAVQEGLADAIPIFLSDVPALFHNNVLPLDVAFVHVSPPDRHGYCSLGVSVDAALAAVHKAKYVIAQVNPFMPRTHGEGLLHLSHIDALVDVDDPLPEIPRHELTDIERRIGENVASIVEDGATLQMGIGAIPDATLAALSGHRDIGVHTEMFSDGLVDLVEKGVINGKYKRTHKEIIVASFLVGTRKLYDFVDDNPLVEMFPSDYVNDTREIRKNPKVTAINSAIEIDMSGQVCADSIGQKHFSGVGGQMDFIRGAALSEGGKPIIALPSVTRKGASRIVPMLKPGAGVVTTRAHVQYVVTEYGIVNLHGRNMRQRAEALASIAHPDFREGILRAAYDLYGGKARC, from the coding sequence ATGAAATACCGGACAATGTCTGCCGATGAAGCGGTTTCGGCTGTTCAGTCTGGAGACAGGATTTTTCTTCATACGGCGGCGGCGACGCCCAAGCGGCTTATCGACGCGCTTGTCAGGAGAGCCGGATCGTTGAGGGATGTTGAAATTGTCAGTCTGCATACGGAAGGGGAGGCTGACTATGTGAAGCCGGAGTATCGGGAGAGTTTCCGGCTCAACGCATTTTTTGTCGGCAGAAACGTACGGTGCGCCGTTCAGGAAGGTCTTGCTGACGCTATTCCGATTTTTCTCAGCGATGTCCCTGCGCTTTTTCACAATAATGTTCTTCCTCTGGATGTCGCTTTTGTTCATGTTTCCCCTCCGGACCGCCACGGCTATTGTTCTCTCGGGGTATCGGTAGACGCTGCTCTGGCGGCTGTACACAAGGCGAAATATGTCATTGCGCAGGTCAATCCCTTCATGCCGCGTACTCATGGCGAGGGGCTTCTGCATCTCAGTCATATCGATGCGCTGGTGGATGTTGATGATCCGCTTCCTGAAATACCGAGGCATGAGCTGACCGATATTGAACGCAGAATCGGTGAAAATGTCGCTTCGATTGTTGAGGATGGCGCGACCCTCCAGATGGGGATCGGAGCGATTCCTGACGCCACGCTTGCCGCGCTTTCAGGGCATCGCGATATCGGCGTGCATACTGAAATGTTTTCCGATGGTCTCGTCGACCTTGTTGAAAAAGGCGTGATTAACGGAAAGTACAAACGGACGCACAAGGAGATTATTGTGGCGAGCTTTCTTGTCGGTACGCGTAAACTCTATGATTTTGTCGATGACAATCCTCTTGTGGAGATGTTTCCATCCGACTATGTCAATGATACCAGGGAGATTCGTAAAAACCCCAAGGTTACAGCCATCAATAGTGCGATAGAAATAGATATGTCAGGTCAGGTTTGTGCTGATTCAATCGGGCAGAAGCATTTTTCAGGTGTCGGTGGTCAGATGGATTTTATTCGAGGTGCGGCACTTTCTGAAGGAGGCAAGCCGATCATTGCGCTGCCATCGGTGACCAGAAAGGGTGCTTCGCGTATTGTTCCGATGCTTAAGCCTGGCGCGGGCGTTGTGACGACGAGAGCTCATGTTCAGTATGTCGTGACCGAGTATGGCATCGTCAACCTGCACGGGAGAAACATGCGGCAGCGGGCAGAGGCGCTTGCAAGCATCGCTCACCCGGATTTCCGGGAAGGCATTCTTCGTGCTGCGTACGATCTGTACGGGGGAAAGGCGCGCTGTTAA
- the ftsZ gene encoding cell division protein FtsZ codes for MAFELDPGLFEHEQDIGVSIKVVGVGGCGGNAVNNMIDRKISGVDFIAFNTDRQALLNSKAPVRIQIGKKATNGLGAGADPAKGRQAAEDDREIIAGQLRGADLVFITAGMGKGTGTGAAPVIASIARNMGILSVGVVTRPFNFEGRIKAGIADSGIAELGKYIDTLIVIENERILSIAEEGISATDAFNMANDVLYRAAKGIADIITRHGHVNVDFADVRSIMSGAGDAVMGSAAASGDRRALKAASDAITSPLLEGVSLKGSKGVLVNMTGDVTMRDMSDAMSYIEEQVGKDAKIINGYVEDRDASGEIRVTVIVTGFNRQHHDDEGDADHPYVVDMPGSKTLPQHSFVRQTASPGYHGQKPDDLRVPAYIRRKISIHDPLDLGSGKSHKPQNDESDEITMPSSRSSDDRIRKGSTDTPAYLRRRH; via the coding sequence ATGGCATTTGAACTGGATCCGGGTTTGTTTGAGCACGAGCAGGATATTGGCGTTTCTATCAAGGTTGTCGGGGTCGGTGGTTGTGGCGGTAACGCTGTCAACAATATGATTGACAGGAAGATTTCCGGAGTGGATTTTATCGCGTTTAACACCGACCGTCAGGCACTTCTGAATTCAAAAGCGCCTGTGCGTATTCAGATCGGTAAAAAGGCAACCAATGGCCTTGGTGCAGGAGCTGATCCTGCAAAGGGCCGTCAGGCGGCCGAGGATGATCGCGAAATCATTGCCGGCCAGCTTCGGGGTGCTGATCTTGTCTTTATTACGGCAGGAATGGGAAAAGGGACAGGAACCGGTGCTGCTCCGGTGATAGCCTCTATCGCCCGCAACATGGGGATTCTTTCTGTCGGGGTCGTGACCAGACCCTTCAATTTTGAGGGCAGGATCAAAGCAGGTATTGCCGATAGCGGTATTGCTGAACTGGGGAAGTATATAGATACCCTTATCGTTATCGAGAACGAGAGGATTCTCAGTATTGCCGAGGAAGGCATCAGCGCAACCGACGCATTTAACATGGCTAACGATGTGCTTTACCGCGCAGCTAAAGGTATTGCCGATATTATAACACGCCATGGCCATGTGAATGTGGATTTTGCCGATGTCCGCAGTATTATGTCCGGTGCAGGGGATGCTGTTATGGGGTCTGCGGCCGCTTCCGGAGACCGCAGGGCGCTGAAGGCCGCCTCGGATGCCATTACCAGTCCTTTGCTCGAAGGGGTTTCTTTAAAAGGCTCGAAAGGGGTTCTGGTCAATATGACCGGCGATGTGACCATGCGTGACATGTCAGACGCAATGAGTTATATCGAAGAGCAGGTTGGAAAGGATGCTAAAATTATCAACGGTTATGTTGAGGACCGCGATGCATCCGGCGAGATTCGTGTAACGGTCATTGTGACCGGTTTCAATCGTCAGCACCATGATGATGAGGGCGATGCAGATCATCCCTATGTCGTTGATATGCCTGGGAGCAAAACGTTACCGCAGCACTCCTTTGTCCGCCAGACCGCATCTCCGGGGTATCACGGTCAGAAACCCGACGATCTTCGTGTTCCTGCCTATATTCGCAGAAAAATTTCAATCCATGATCCTCTGGACCTTGGCAGTGGAAAGTCGCATAAGCCGCAGAACGACGAATCTGATGAGATTACCATGCCCTCTTCCCGTTCTTCCGATGACAGGATTCGAAAAGGATCCACTGATACGCCGGCTTATTTACGCCGTCGTCATTAA
- the bchU gene encoding bacteriochlorophyllide d C-20 methyltransferase BchU, with product MNDNELLKQNHRANEIVFKGLVEFGCFKAALELDLFKHLAGEAKDVESLATSIEAVPQRLAMLLEALRQIGITRQEDGKWSLTPFASNMFVPNDEHPNLYMSPVAEAMAYTAENFYMHMAQAVKGKLDYKGETSYPPKTKEENLYFEEIHRRNAHFSIKLLLEEARLDDTKKMIDVGGGIGDIAAALCKHYPNLDTTILNLPGAIELVDENAAEKGLGDRLRGAAVDIYRDEYPATDAVMFCRILYSANEQLTEMMCTKAFNALSPGGKVMVLDMIVDDPSNPNYDYLSHYIMGIGMPFSVLGYKDQDNYKHILEKIGFTDVRMVRRYDHLFVEAVKPA from the coding sequence ATGAATGACAATGAGCTACTGAAACAAAACCACCGGGCCAACGAAATCGTCTTCAAAGGCCTTGTGGAATTCGGCTGTTTCAAGGCTGCACTTGAACTTGATCTTTTCAAGCACCTTGCCGGAGAAGCAAAAGATGTTGAATCACTTGCGACCTCAATCGAGGCTGTTCCCCAAAGACTCGCAATGCTTCTTGAGGCCCTGCGCCAGATTGGCATAACCCGGCAGGAAGATGGAAAATGGTCGCTGACTCCATTCGCGTCGAACATGTTTGTCCCCAACGACGAACACCCGAACCTCTATATGTCACCGGTCGCTGAGGCCATGGCCTATACCGCAGAGAACTTCTACATGCACATGGCCCAGGCTGTCAAAGGCAAGCTGGACTACAAAGGAGAGACCTCCTATCCGCCTAAAACAAAAGAGGAAAATCTTTACTTCGAAGAGATCCACCGCCGCAACGCTCATTTCTCGATCAAGCTCCTGCTTGAAGAAGCACGTCTTGACGACACAAAAAAAATGATTGATGTCGGAGGCGGCATCGGTGATATCGCAGCTGCACTCTGCAAACACTACCCGAATCTGGACACCACCATTCTCAACCTGCCCGGCGCAATCGAACTCGTCGATGAAAACGCTGCAGAAAAAGGTCTTGGAGACAGACTCAGAGGCGCAGCCGTCGACATCTATCGCGACGAATATCCCGCCACAGACGCTGTCATGTTCTGTCGGATTCTCTATTCAGCCAACGAACAGCTGACCGAGATGATGTGTACAAAAGCATTCAATGCACTCTCCCCCGGAGGAAAAGTCATGGTACTCGACATGATCGTCGATGATCCGTCAAATCCGAACTATGACTACCTCAGCCACTATATCATGGGTATCGGGATGCCGTTCTCCGTTCTCGGCTACAAAGACCAGGACAACTACAAGCACATTCTCGAAAAGATCGGTTTTACCGACGTACGCATGGTACGCCGCTACGACCACCTCTTTGTCGAAGCCGTCAAACCGGCATAA
- a CDS encoding succinate dehydrogenase hydrophobic membrane anchor subunit, producing MNQSLHETPPVTISSKIEAFGWVMQRFTGLGLVLFLALHFWVQHMPNGYLATATEYNDIVAEFATKSPEYAEAIADGHIKEALPEEHVITYSSVAARLANPLWKAIDIMLLLFALAHGLNGLNNVLVDYVQRAALRKALFAGSLAVCLFLSVQGIASILAAGSGA from the coding sequence ATGAATCAGTCACTTCATGAGACACCGCCGGTAACTATTTCTTCAAAGATCGAGGCGTTTGGCTGGGTGATGCAGCGCTTTACAGGTCTTGGTCTGGTGCTCTTTCTTGCCCTGCATTTCTGGGTGCAGCATATGCCGAATGGATATCTTGCGACAGCGACCGAGTACAACGATATCGTGGCTGAATTTGCGACAAAGAGTCCTGAATATGCTGAAGCTATTGCGGACGGCCATATCAAAGAGGCTCTTCCTGAAGAGCATGTCATTACCTACAGCAGCGTTGCCGCAAGGTTAGCCAACCCGTTGTGGAAGGCGATTGATATTATGCTGCTGCTTTTTGCTCTTGCTCATGGTCTCAACGGGTTGAACAATGTTCTTGTCGATTATGTTCAACGGGCAGCGCTTCGTAAGGCCCTGTTTGCAGGAAGTCTTGCCGTCTGTCTTTTCCTCTCTGTTCAGGGAATTGCCTCTATTCTTGCTGCCGGGTCTGGCGCGTAA
- a CDS encoding cell division protein FtsQ/DivIB, producing MPDFVFDDQGVEQQDSNDRAQGPGDSGPSGDEGRPSALHRWGVVVFVVVLLAGGLAGLGVYAQHWKRGVWVREVIISGNTLLQDSELLGFAGGLVDRNMESVDSAALERRFIAHPYIRAASVGKEMNGIIRVQVDERRPFARIVSEWMPGIIDTEGYVLPWRELPATAPPLIDVSGVRVRKSGAKAPVKVDPEEFAVLQSFLDALYGTEYARLMVRKITFIDGNKTYFTASGSPIRFLVGNDGNYKEKLKKFEIFWQKVVARKGFDAYDSVDLRFHERVFAREQNE from the coding sequence ATGCCCGATTTTGTTTTTGACGATCAGGGGGTCGAGCAGCAGGACAGCAATGACCGCGCTCAGGGACCCGGAGATTCCGGACCGTCGGGTGATGAAGGCCGACCGTCTGCACTGCATCGCTGGGGCGTTGTTGTTTTCGTCGTGGTGCTGCTTGCCGGAGGGCTTGCCGGTCTTGGGGTCTATGCTCAGCATTGGAAGCGGGGGGTCTGGGTCAGAGAGGTTATCATCAGCGGCAACACGCTGCTTCAGGATAGTGAATTATTGGGTTTTGCCGGAGGGCTGGTCGACAGGAATATGGAAAGTGTCGACAGCGCTGCCCTTGAGCGTCGTTTTATCGCGCATCCCTATATTCGCGCCGCCTCTGTCGGAAAGGAGATGAACGGGATCATCAGGGTGCAGGTGGACGAGCGGCGTCCTTTTGCACGGATCGTATCGGAATGGATGCCGGGGATTATTGATACCGAAGGGTATGTACTGCCGTGGCGGGAGCTTCCAGCTACAGCACCACCATTGATCGATGTTTCAGGGGTGAGGGTGAGAAAAAGCGGAGCGAAAGCTCCCGTTAAAGTCGACCCGGAGGAGTTTGCTGTGCTGCAGTCCTTTCTCGATGCATTGTACGGCACGGAGTATGCACGACTGATGGTTCGGAAAATTACTTTTATTGATGGGAATAAAACGTATTTTACGGCATCCGGGTCACCGATACGTTTTCTGGTCGGCAACGACGGCAACTATAAGGAAAAGTTGAAAAAATTCGAGATATTCTGGCAAAAGGTTGTTGCAAGAAAAGGCTTTGACGCTTATGATTCGGTAGACCTGCGATTTCACGAAAGAGTTTTCGCCCGTGAACAGAATGAGTGA
- the ftsA gene encoding cell division protein FtsA produces MQTSNIVVGLDIGTTKVCVVVAEKDEVGKLNILGHGRSVSEGLQRATVVNINKTVNAIRAAVADAERESSIRIKGVNVGISGAHVHCINSNSEISVNQSGVVNSSDIKRFLEKAKTNIRYLDIDHEIIHVIPQEFIVDDQEGVLDPIGMAGTTMRGSAYIVVGMKTKIRNIKQCVEKAGLSVNDMTFEPVASGLAVMKESERKSGVVIIDIGGGTTEVAIYIDGAIRFSEVIKVAANDVTHDVAFGVKALYEVAEDLKIKHGCAYIRDRSQDEEILIQGIEGRPQKSFLKSSLTLIIEARMMEIFELIRDSIKRSGYYEYLNAGAIITGGGSLIPGTDALSTEVLGLDVRTGYPEGISGGIKHSINNPMYATVMGLVAHSFEDRTEQHDFDAVGPRTERDAAAVGDGADEQTKNQSGKKIVDRLKDWWERL; encoded by the coding sequence ATGCAGACAAGCAATATAGTCGTAGGACTTGACATAGGAACAACCAAAGTGTGTGTTGTTGTTGCGGAGAAAGATGAGGTAGGAAAACTCAATATTCTCGGCCATGGGCGTTCTGTCTCTGAAGGGCTGCAGAGGGCGACGGTAGTCAATATCAATAAAACCGTCAATGCCATTCGTGCTGCGGTAGCTGATGCCGAACGGGAGTCGTCGATTCGCATCAAAGGGGTCAATGTCGGCATTTCAGGGGCGCATGTTCACTGCATCAACAGTAACTCGGAGATCAGCGTCAATCAGTCCGGCGTTGTGAATTCTTCGGATATCAAGCGCTTTCTTGAAAAGGCAAAAACAAATATCCGGTATCTGGATATCGATCATGAGATTATCCATGTCATTCCGCAGGAGTTTATTGTCGATGACCAGGAGGGGGTGCTTGACCCTATAGGAATGGCTGGAACCACCATGCGTGGCAGCGCCTATATCGTGGTTGGTATGAAAACCAAGATCCGCAATATCAAACAGTGTGTCGAAAAGGCAGGATTGAGCGTTAATGACATGACCTTCGAGCCGGTAGCCTCCGGGCTTGCCGTGATGAAGGAGAGCGAGCGCAAGAGCGGTGTGGTTATTATCGATATTGGAGGCGGGACCACAGAGGTCGCTATCTATATCGACGGTGCGATCAGGTTTTCCGAAGTGATCAAGGTTGCCGCAAACGATGTGACGCATGATGTCGCTTTCGGGGTCAAAGCGCTCTATGAAGTTGCTGAAGATCTGAAAATAAAGCATGGCTGTGCCTATATCAGAGATCGTTCACAGGATGAGGAGATTCTTATTCAGGGCATCGAGGGGCGTCCGCAGAAGTCGTTCCTGAAGAGTTCGCTGACGCTGATCATCGAAGCCAGAATGATGGAGATTTTCGAGCTTATCCGTGATTCCATCAAGCGTTCAGGTTACTATGAGTATCTTAATGCAGGGGCGATTATTACCGGAGGGGGCAGCCTGATTCCTGGAACTGACGCGTTGTCGACAGAAGTGCTTGGTCTTGATGTGCGAACAGGTTATCCTGAAGGTATTTCAGGTGGAATCAAGCATTCGATCAATAATCCCATGTACGCGACAGTCATGGGTCTTGTGGCGCATTCGTTCGAGGACAGGACGGAGCAGCATGATTTTGACGCAGTCGGGCCCCGAACGGAGCGGGATGCCGCTGCTGTCGGAGATGGAGCTGATGAACAGACCAAGAATCAGTCCGGTAAAAAGATTGTCGATCGTTTGAAAGACTGGTGGGAAAGATTATAG